From the genome of Vicia villosa cultivar HV-30 ecotype Madison, WI linkage group LG2, Vvil1.0, whole genome shotgun sequence, one region includes:
- the LOC131649458 gene encoding uncharacterized protein LOC131649458, which yields MQQMPGVRSDQPSPCRGTPLSFLSMAILAVGCRYPGSIPHRSRAAKVVAVDYFTKWIEAEVVAPISTEKVHRFYWKNIICRFGFPKVIVTDNGIQFASASVVDFCKGLGFQNRFTSVEHPQANKQAEAANKIILTGLKKKLEHAKGLWAEYLHEILWSYHTTPHPTTQETPFRLVYGADTIIPIEINTPTWRRAHFNEDANLEGLNVSTDLVNEVRESTRIREYAAKDRFAIRYSLKFK from the coding sequence ATGCAACAAATGCCAGGTGTTCGCTCTGATCAGCCAAGTCCCTGCAGAGGTACTCCACTTAGTTTTCTCTCCATGGCCATTTTGGCAGTGGGGTGCAGATATCCTGGGTCCATTCCCCATCGCTCCCGGGCAGCTAAAGTTGTGGCTGTCGATTACTTTACAAAATGGATCGAGGCCGAGGTTGTGGCCCCCATATCAACCGAGAAGGTACATCGCTTTTATTGGAAAAATATCATATGCAGGTTTGGCTTTCCAAAGGTCATCGTCACGGATAATGGAATCCAGTTTGCAAGCGCCTCAGTGGTCGACTTCTGCAAAGGCTTGGGATTCCAGAACCGGTTTACCTCAGTAGAGCATCCGCAGGCCAACAAACAAGCTGAAGCTGCTAATAAAATAATCCTTACAGGGCTGAAGAAAAAGCTGGAGCATGCAAAAGGACTCTGGGCCGAGTACTTACACGAGATTCTCTGGTCATATCATACAACGCCTCACCCCACTACCCAAGAAACTCCTTTCCGGCTAGTGTATGGAGCAGACACTATAATTCCAATCGAGATCAACACTCCAACCTGGAGACGTGCACATTTCAATGAAGACGCTAACTTAGAAGGACTTAATGTCTCAACCGACTTAGTTAACGAGGTCCGTGAATCAACACGAATTCGAGAGTATGCGGCCAAGGACAGATTTGCAATAAGGTATAGTTTGAAATTCAAGTAG